One Glycine max cultivar Williams 82 chromosome 8, Glycine_max_v4.0, whole genome shotgun sequence genomic window, aaggataaaaagataataaaatttaaaaaactagaAGCTTTGGAAGCACTAATACTTCAAAAAATACTATTTCAAGTAGCATTACAATGAACGGTAGAAGTCACGTAAAAATACTTGTTTACTGAATAATTAAACAAGTTGttttagctaataaaaaaattaaaaattaattgaaataactTGTCGAACATAACCGAATTAAGCACACACCTAGTGTTTTTATGACTCCAAATTAAATGAAGAagctaaagaaagaaaattattaattatgtgaTTCATGATGTTAAAGGTTCTTACTGATTTAACAGTTTCGATGTAGGATTTCAAGGCTGATTCTGGAGACCAAACGAGCTTCATGGTATTAAAGGTTCTTTCTCTCTGCGTTTAGTTGTCTTCACTTTCAGTTTTTGGAAGAAGGATGCATATTCCCGGAAAACGCATTTAAATTACATAGATTCCTGATTATCTTTGATAGAAAGATTAATTCTTGATTGTAGAACACAGATACACATAGTTAGAGTATGTAACCCGAacaatgtaaattttttctCACCTGGGATTATACACACTTAAATTTTTCCACCCTTACTAAATATCCTTGGgaagttaaaaaattacaatgtgtGTAGTGTATACCTGAGAAAAGTTTACGTGATCTCCTCAATTCAACAGGCTCTTCTCCCTTCGTAAGCATTTGACACTTCTAAGTCTCCCCATGGTCacatataaaaagaaacaaatatagCTTGAGAATGTAGTATAAAAAGCTAAGATAGTCCTAGACTTGGTTTAGAAATTCATAATCTTTAACTCATAtgatcattaataattaaagttAGATTCAAGTCATTTACCTGATTCTTGATCTGCCGCACCACTCCTTCTCTCTGTGTAAGCAAAATCCAAAGTTCAAACCTTTcctacaagaaacaagaacattGATTAAACCATAGTAATGAAGCCGCAAGAAACAAGAACATTGATTAAACCATAGTAATGAAGTCGCGACACCGCCGTCTCCACCTCCTCTGCTGCCACCACCCTTTTGGCGTCAACACCTCCATCTATCATCTGGGATTATAGACACTACATCTCACTTCAGACAAAAATTAATCAAGTGAAACAATAGTAAACAATAGagcaaaagagaaagaaaaagtaacaacataaaaattattaattaaaatgtataccAATTGTTTCTTTGGGCTTACAAGGACAACGACATATCAGTAATTAAACACTCTAATTAACATCAAGAACCAtatagagaagaaaagaaagatggtTCCTTGAGAAGTTAAATGTTCTTACTGATTTGACTTTTGACGGTGTCCATCTAGGCTTTTCAAAGTCGTTTCTTGATGGTGTATGTGTCCTCTTTCTCTCGATCTGTAGCTCTAGTTATCTTCAGTTTCTGGGTCGCAATATGGATATCATGGGAGGGTTATTGAGGGAGCAATTGAGGTACATATTAACATCTcacagtaaaaaaaagaaaaaagaagagatcCTTACTAAAGGCGAaggggagagagagagacagagtaTTAATATCTAACGAAATTTGCTGGAGCTGATCAACACAATATAAGAAAAGATcaactaaaaatagaaaaaaagacacAGCTTAGGGTTCTTATGACTTCAAAAACCCTGGACAATTCTTTGGACTTAGTTTTCATGCATCATGTCATCCTTGCCAAGTCCCTCCAGAAACATGGTAAAACTCTGTCTTCTCATCTATCTCACTTTTATTCCATTTTTCTCTCTATCCCTCTTCAATTTTTGtcaaatcatatatttatcacatcaattattttgtctctcttcttttaatttttctttctacaaTCTCTCATTGGGGTCAATAGTCTAATCAAAATGAATCCCTCTAGAAAAAGTGATCTTCTAATTCTTGATCTATGTTATTGATTCAACGGCTAGGACCCTCAGAATCAGTTAATGTTTCTTGCTTCACCTCACGCACACCCCTCTCAAGAATAGTTTCTCTGCCTTGCATGCCAAGACTAACCCTCTTGGACTCACCTTGGCCACCCTCAGAACCCTAGCAATTCATCACCATAAAATCCATGAAAACAATGATCGAGGCCGTGATACGTACCTTGTAACCGTGTTGCGATTTGCACCCAACGACCATGAATCGATTATGAACTTTTCCTTTCACACCATGCAGCCGTGAGGAAATTCTTCTGTCCCTCATTCCTTAAATTTCTCATGCTGCATGCATAACAAACGAACCTAAATTAATCATATCGAAATTCAACCCAGAGATCCATTTCCTACTGGTACagtttttttctctaaattaattgataaattttgaaagaaagaattcgcattttaattataaagattCTTGATCCATGAAAGAAAGATTCTTGATCTTAGCATATAACTAATGATGGATAATTAGTGTAACACACacgttggtttttttttttcccacacaatttaattagaaaagttTTATCATGTGTACCTGCTGGAGCCAAATATGCATGAATCCACGTCCACAACTTCTTTTGCCTAACCATGGAAAATAAGAATATTGAACTATGCGTGCTTGCAatctttgtcaaaaaaaaaaaacgaacagAAAATTCTCCAGGCTCTTCCATCGGCGTCCTACTCACTTGACACTTCTTGAGGAATGCGATGTTATATATTGCTCCATCTTATAACTAAGTCTAGTACTCTACCCCGTAATACGTCAAAGTGCACCGTTATATATTGCTCCCTTGATTAATTATTCACCCTTTCACGATATATATCCAAATTAAGACCTAcccaaaaaaaagagaaagaaaaagagtcaCAAACCACAAGCTCGTTTGATCTCAATAAAATTCCTTGAAAGCCTACTTCGACACTAAACTCAGTAAGAaccttaaactttaaaaaaaaaaaaaaagttctgaTTGAATCGGATCGGatgaattgattattttttcaactagttcaagaaaaaataactgTATTATCTTATAAAACGAGTtatgttaataaaattgtttctaTAAAATCAGTTCGGTTAATCAAATtggtttacattttaatattattttttatttgaaaaaaaagaattcaaaaattaattcgAAACTGATTCGACTATTGAACCAActtaaaatgagttaaaaatTAGTTCAGTTCAgaaccaattttttaaaattaattcaattttaaatttgtttctaaattaatttgactatttaaatataaaatcaaaacattttaaaatcaaaacattttaaaacagttcaaaatcaattcgattaagttACGGTTCGAGTTTTTTTTACCGAAGTAGTTTATACATACCCCTACATGGGCCTTGTAACTGTGTTGCGAGTTGCACCCAACCAGCAGATGAATCCACTACCAAGTTTTCCTTCCACACCATGCAGCCGTGAAGAAATTCTTGTGCCCCTCATTCCTTAAATTTCTCATACTTCATGCGTAGCACACACCCAAATTAATCATATCGAAATTCAAACTAGAGATCCATTTGCTACTAGTACTATTTTTTCTCTGagttaattgataaatttttaaagaaagaaGCATTCATATAATCTTCGAACATATTTTAGTTACAAAAGATTCTTGATCTATGAAAGAAAGATTCTTGATCTTAACATATAACTAATGATGCATAATTAGCGTAACACACACGTTTTTTCAcacaatttaattagaaaagttTTATCATGTGTCCCTACTGGACCTACATATGCATGAATCCATGTACACGCCTAGTGTTCTTATgactttaaaataaacattttctttaaatatttggtgttacattttttttttcattttgaataacTGCCTTGCATACTCTGAGAAGCTTGCATACTCTGAGAAGCTATGAGCCTTTAATCCTTGGTTATATTTCCATGCTTAATTAGCACAAATTCTAGTTAAGATAGTTTTGGTGAGAAAGTTAATGATGATCAGATTCCAGAATGTTGCATTCATTTATTGTCTTATATTGCTTATAGATAATGTAATGAGGAATTAGTAATAGgaaaacattattgttttagtCCTATTTATAAATCAAGTACAATTCAATTTTGTGCTTCCAAAAACACATCTTGTTTCAATACTTTTTACTTTCACATTTTTATGTCATATCAAGTTGTTTATATATGGTTATCAATTGAGATTCAAGCACATTTTCTTCATGGCTTTAAGATGTTCCTTGCAATTGCTTAAGTAAGATGTTGAATGCAATGAGTTAATTGAAAAATTTGCTCAATGCAAGCATACTTTAAGTTATTATCTCAGAAGTTATTTTTGGTTTGATTTGAAACAAATCAAGGAAGACGTATATTACTTCAAAACAAAAGAGTATTCACATCCTGCCGTCAACAAGTTTAATGTCATTCTTCTAATGTTAAACTTGTCGATTTTAATACGAGAGTACTCTTTGCGacaaatctaataaaaaataacttctcAAATGCCTAAGGCATGTAAGCCATTGACAATTTATTCTATGAACTAATCACATTCAACATCTTGCTTAAGCAATTGCCACTAATTCACACGTGATCTTTAACAACATTTTTTGGCCTAACACTTAAgtaaaaattttgttaaaaacttttgataacatttcaaaaatattagtGAACATgaataaatgttattatttttttcgtgatattttatcaaatgttgTGTATAAACCGTATTGCTAAAGGTTTTAGCAACATGAGTTATACTACAACATTTGATAAAATGCCACAAAAATTAGTAACATTTTTCCATATTTGACAACACATTTTAAATGTTACCAACAATTTTTACTAAatgttttagaataaaaaaatgttgttaaaaCATGTGTAATAGTGTGCATAACACAAAGTCATGAAAAAAGTGCTTGAATCTCGATTGGATAACTGTAAACTGTTTGAtatctaaacaaaaaaatgatagtaAAAAGAAATAACCGGATGTGTTTTCATTAATGGAAGCACGAAATTGGATTATAAATAGAATTGAAATCttcagaataaaatataaaaaaagaaaatggggaAACCTTGAACAATAATCTTTCCCTCAACCAATGCCTTATATTATATTCTCCAAAGCAACGTAAAACAATAAATGGATGCAACAAAAAGTTGGCGTATGatcatataataaataactttcTCTTCAAAACTATCCAAATAGCTTCCATTCTGAAATGATAAGTACCACCCCCCTCTGAACCCTAGCGAATAATTCATCATATCCAGATTCAGTCGGGACATCCATCCATTAGGTACTAATTTTGTACGAATCTTTTTCTATGAAAACTAACATATTTAATAAAGTTTATCAGTTACTTTGCTGCATAaccatatatacacacacatatgcATGGACAAAAATGTAGAgctaaaatgaaaaagttataactatgcCAAACAAATTACGTATGTACATGGATTAGTAGAAAACaacaaatttggtttttttttcatcaatactTATGGTTATCTACTTGTACTATAATGCACAGTCAAATTATCTATTCCTAACTGCTAATAAGGCAATATAAGGACTAAGTAAAGCAGGATGTAAATTGCTGTACAAATTTGACTACCTATCCCaacatttttcatgttttacTAGTTCATACATAtggaaaaattgaaagaaaggaCAAGAATGCTTTGGAATAAAGAGCCAAAAACAGCAGTAATTTGAGTCAAACTTCATATTTGTAGCCATAAGGCCACAGCTCAGAGTCCGTTCCATGGATATTCTGTTTGTTGGCCCTCCACAGTTCTAAACTGAAGATGATTGTGAGTACTTTCTGCTTGTGGTTCAACTGCTGCACTGACATTCTGCAAAAATTATTgaggaaaataattattaaccaGAATTCTTTTGCCATAATAAGTTGACATTGTTATCAACGCAAAGGTAAGTGAGTAGCTCCATCAACTCTAACTTATCCAACTACTGCCATCTGTCAATTTTTTTCTGCTTAGTATTGTTCGTTTGTCAGGAACTGAGACAGAACAATTACATGCATAACAAAGCGAAATGAATCCTCTCATGTGAGATTTTTACATGACAAGGTCATGTGAAGACTGAAGAGAAAGATAAATTCAAGAAACTTAAATAAGGTCCCATATATTTTGACATGGTGTCTGTGTCTATCTCTTCACATATTTTTGTCATATGAAAATCTCACACGAGAGAATCTATTCTGTATAACAAATTACAAACATCACAGTTTAAAGTTTACATATCCTGATCATAAAATGGGCAAAGATAACCTCTGATGTACTAAAATATGAGGATACTTATTTTTCTCAAGGCTTTAACAAGTTAGGTCCAGTAGGCTAAACAGCATCAGGCATCTTCCCGTTTTGTTTGGAACTGCATATAAATTGGcttgtattttaaatatttagtaaGATCAGATGATAGATAAAGGTATATCAGCAGTAAACTATTAGCATAAGCAAAGGCAAGTATAAACGTTCCAGATATGCACTATGCTACATTTTAATTCCTCGGTTGGGGAAGGTGGGCAGATAATCAAGAAAATACTGAATAGATTTCCAATTAAAACTCATAAGTAATCCTATTCTTATGGGGAATATAGcatactattttaaaatatatgtctAAACTCTAAAGTCAATACattatcaattttcaatttactcTAGGCCTCTAGCCACTACGGTGTTGTACAAACCGGTTTCTCCACTTCTCTAAACTGTTTTTCTACACATTAACTTCAAGCTTTATAGCTGTTTGTGGTTATATTAACTACTAAAACTTCTCGAAATGGTGAAAAGAAATTTATCTTTGGTCATTTACACCATTTAGAAGTTAAAACTATTCCATCAGCCTTGCATTTTGCCACCACAAGCCTTTTTATTTCTTAGGAATAAAGAGAGATCCGTAgatgaaatgagagaaaaagaagaagaaatagaatcacataactttaaaaaaaatgaaatacctCTGTGCATACATTAATTCTTCACAATTCCGCCAGAATCAAAGTGTTGCTTTGAAGTCTGAAAACCATGTAACTCTCTGCAAAATATTATGAATCTTTATAAATAGggaagaaaattgatttttgtatGCCATTTTCCAGGCAAAGAAATGTCATATCCTTGGCAAAGTTTGTTTCTCATAAATAATCTACAAAGGATAACTCATGACAAAGTTGAGATTTCATCACTTCCTCTTCCATGACTTTCTCTGAAAGATGTGAAACTTCGATATAGATTTGAAATTGTAACAACATATAAAAGCAGGCCATAAAACAGTCAgcgtgaaaagaaaagaaaaatcaagggAATGTGATGATTAATActagtgtttttaatttataatttaccaAACAGAAAATGAATTAGATTTAAAAGCTTTCAAGTTGGTTTCTCATTTAGTATTGGGTAAGCAACAGtcagagagaaaagaaaagaaaaaccaagGGAATGTGATGATTAATTAATCcgagtgtttttaatttataatttaccaAATAGAAAATGAATTAGATTTAAAAGGTTTCAAGTTGGTTTCTCATTTAGTATTGGGTAGGCAACTTACAAAATGGAAGCACATTTAGGTTAGAAGGAAGAactgaatatgaatatatagaTGGAATTATGCTCATAATATAGAATCAAGTTTATCACCTAGTTGCTCATATGAGTTACGACCAATGACAATATCATTCCTGCAACTCCAAACTCCTTCAGAGATCACTACCAATAATCACCACAAGAGCATGATGCATCTGAAAAATGGTGAAATCGCTTTGAATCTCGGATAGTGATTGTACACTTCTCTATCAGCGAGACAAATTTTGCAGTGTTGAGGCAATCCTGGCTTATTTGgagattttttattataactaatGGCATATCAGCATTACTAACCAAAAGTCCAAATGCAAGTGCTATCTTCTCACTATGCTTGTTAATCATATCTGTTTTGACCTCTTCATCAACATCATGGAGAATGGATTCAGTTTCAGACACAAAACCAACCTCTTGAATTTTTCTCATAATCTCTTCCAGCTTCTTGTGTATTTTGTCTGAGTCAGGGTGAGAATAATCATCCACCACAAAACAACAGATTTTTTTTCCATGCGCAATAAAACTGCATCTAGCATTTCTAGTATAAACTTTAGTCTTCATTAAAgctctcacttttgatgcatcaCTCCACAGACCTGCAGCAGAATATATGTTGGAAAGCATGATATAGTTTCTAGGGTCTGAAGGATTTAATGCAATCAAATTCTCTGCAGCTTCCTTCCCAAGATTGATGTTACGATAAACCCTACAAGCACCAAGAAGGGCACCCTAAAGTCCCCACAATTTGGCTCCAATGGCATATCCTTTATCATTAGATAAGCATCAATGAGTAGACCATGGTGGCCAAGAAGATCAACCATACATTAATAGTGATCCAATTGGGGTTTAACTCCGTAAATATCAGACATAATTTGAAAGTAGTACTTTCCTTCCTTGACAAGCCCTGAGTGGCTACAAGCACTTAACAGAGCAAAAGTAACATGATCAGGCTTCATACCTTCCAATACAGTCCTTTGAAAGAACTCTATTGCTTCTTTCCCTTGCCCATGCATGGCATACCCTGCAAGCATTGCAGTCAATGCCACTTTATCAGGCTTGCCGATCTCTGCAAAGACCTTATGAGAAACATTCAGTAAGGGAGACTGAATGTTtctagaaaaccaaaaaaaaaaaaaaaagggaatcaTGATTTCCATTGTACAAACTGTACAACAGAATCTTGATTTCGTTGTATTTCCATAAGCAGGGAAAAAAATAACCTGAGAAGGGGAGGGATTCATGAGGGAAGAAGGGAAAAGAATAACCTTTTTGTCTTTCAACTAAAGATGGAGACGCAGAGGGACCCATTGTTTCATCTCACCATTAGGACTGGTGGTGGGCACTGGCCCATCATCATGGCACTGACCAAGATagctttttttggtgatgtcGTACTTTCTCTTTTGCCCATTGGTGCACTGCCTGTTGTACCACCTATTGAGATACCATTGCCATTCATCCTCGTTAATGCTCATACTCCCAAGTACATGTATGTTCCCCCTACTTCTCCCGCATCGTCTTTTGATCTGCCTTCGTCTTCTTTGGGGACTTCTTGGAGCTATCTTGGGGTAGGGTTAGCACTGATCTTGCTTTTGCTCAGTCGGAGTAGTATAGGGATAGTTAATTGCTCTATCTAGGTTTTGTCTTTCTTGATGTATTTTAGGGGAGGGTAGCTTAGATATTGCAGTTATGTTTTTCGGTTGTTGATTTACTTGTACTTTATATCTTCCGTCTGTAGTGGTAACTTCATAAGGCTTTGGACACCATTCTTTTAGCACTAGTATTTATGTTATCGTGATATTTATTTACTAGATGACATATGATCATTCATTACTGTTGTTTATTAACTATGTATTATATATGGCAATGATTATCTTCAAAACTATTCTTTTAAACTATGTTCCCTTTATCACAagatagttataaaaaaatagattatgcaaatttacagtttttgaaatcaaactttaacCGGCATTTCGGCAAGTTAAAcaaatttgttgttttattaaaaaaataaagttgcaAAAAAGGTCATTACAAGTATCAATCTTTAGGTATTAAGGAATCATGTGTAGAGGATAAAAGATTGCATTCCTATATTTTGCTACTAGTTCTAGATTGTTGCCTAATCCAAAATGGTTAATTCTATGTATACTTTTTTTGTGAGGAGATTTCATGCATACCTAAACTTATTATAATTAAGTACTACTAAGTGAAGCTAAGAAGGTGTTTATAAGTAAACCAAGGccattccaataaaaaaatgaatcagaaaaaaattgattaaataatattttatttggatttatttCAACGAAAACtagacaaattaattttaacttttatttcttaaactaaaccaaatcaaattaaattaggtCATTTAAGTGTTCCTAACTAAAGGGTTTATCTCCTCCAATCAAATTAATGAGATAATTTGTgaactttatcttttttaaaagatgTCACTTTATCCCATACAATATTGTATATTGTTGTAGTTTGAAGGATATCACAAAAGATTAAGTCTCATATTGTTTAGGATAGTTTTGACTcaagtgtttatatatcatttgtgatatgaatttttaaaatggttAGCAAGAGATGAAAATCTTGTGTGCATGAACTTGAGCCATGTGGGCTTGTTGTAGTGTAAATTCATTGATTCTTCACATGTGTGTGTGACCCTACAAtccttttacattttatttaattaaaattctttttaagaattattttgaattaaaaaatgctTATCCAAAAATCCCTACtttaatgagtttttttattggatctaatttaaaaaatcatgggATTTTCCATTTTCTATCTCCAATCATTTGATCGTTTGATTAATTACTGGTATTACATTTCAATTACCACTTTCactgttattaattattaaaatgctCATATGGTTCTTTCCTATCCTGTAAGTACGAGTCTCTCCAAATGAGTTTTTCACACcgataattatcttttttttcttctttcttttggttttctttctCTCCTCTTGGGTTAGAGTTTTCACCCTTTCACGTTCTGTAGCCTCTACACGTTCGAGAAGTTCCTGTTGTATCATTGGGGACTTCCTTAGGATACGCACCTACCTCAATTTATTTGGTCCCCATTTGAGCATCAAACCAAAatcttatttcataaaattagtAGAGAAGCATATAGATCCAccaaaaaatgaagtaaaaaaccATATACCAAAATTACTACTcggaaaaaataaacaaaaaaaggaaaataccaCAACACCATCAATAATTAACATACCGCAGGAGTCCAATTAtggtcaagattttttttttttctcttagtcCTAACAAAAATTGCatctttttttcctatttaaaatgaaatccaaccACATAATTATAACCGGCTCGAAAAATAATAAAGCATCACCacccaataaataaataaaaacaactagATGGCAAagtgaaaaattattagatagtaTGAGATGATTCATGTTTTTTATGATTCCAACTATTAATTATGTGACTTATGTGACacataaataactttaaaatatagaattatttatatatcaaataattaGAATCATAAATGACGTAGTCCTAGATCACTCAATGATTTCTCGACAAAGTGATCATCCCATTTATAAAACATTCTCAGTCCAAACCTATTTTCCTTGGGCAAAGGCATATTTCACTAAAATTCCCTTTCTTTACACTGCAAAAGTTTAAttatggagaagaagaaggttgcaTGTGTCGTCCTCCTCGTCGTGACCTCTATTAGCACTGCAATGGCTCACGCCGGTCACGACAAGGCCGAAGCTCCTGCAATCGTCCCCGCCCCAGCTCTGGCACCCAAAGGCGGCGTTGCTGCTCTTGGTCCATTCCTTGGTGCCTCCCTCCTCTCCTTTCTTGGATACTATTTGCAGTTCTAAGCCatgattgatatatatatatatatatatatatatatatatatgtgtgtgtgtgcatgatAATTTGGAAAAGAAATGAAGGGAAACAAATGATAGAATATGTGGGAAAATGGTTGGATGTTAGATCCAGCCACAATATATGGATGTGAAATTGAGATTCCagctattattttaatttctaatattattattccttttggtcttggtttttaatttttaatgtatccTGGTATTTTCGGTCCAAGATTATAGTATTATGTATTGATGGaatgatttcatatataatgtAAGAAAGTTTAGTATTTGTGTATTACATGTTTTGGTTGGTTTTTAATTCTACTTTTTGGATAAGTTTCGTTGGATTATAAATGTATCCTTTGCAGTAATgaccattaatttattttgaattcaatCATTTAATAATCTAGTCCTTTGTGGATGTGTATAATTCTGAATGATCAAGATATATTTCGctctaaaaatcatgttatttAGAAGTTTATATAAAGGTAAATGATCATGAATTATATTCCGGGCTATGAGATCATATagttcaactttttttattttatcaatatagTTTAACTTAAGGATGAATCGAATAACTTTTGACGTGGATTTTTTGCAGCcggaaaaaattgatttgagtGGGAAAAAAATACTGGATTTGAGTGGAAATTAACGGAGAAAAatactttcataactttttgtGTTCGTCTGTAAAGCAGATATGTCATAATAAGACGAAATAAttgctattttttaaaaaataaagcagACTTTTCTTTGGGATCCTAGGTCTAAAACGTGGTTGGCAACGCATGGTTGCAACTTGCAACCTTCCAAATTAATTGG contains:
- the LOC100817432 gene encoding pentatricopeptide repeat-containing protein At5g40410, mitochondrial, whose protein sequence is MGPSASPSLVERQKEIGKPDKVALTAMLAGYAMHGQGKEAIEFFQRTVLEGLWSDASKVRALMKTKVYTRNARCSFIAHGKKICCFVVDDYSHPDSDKIHKKLEEIMRKIQEVGFVSETESILHDVDEEVKTDMINKHSEKIALAFGLLVSNADMPLVIIKNLQISQDCLNTAKFVSLIEKCTITIRDSKRFHHFSDASCSCGDYW